The sequence below is a genomic window from Lolium perenne isolate Kyuss_39 chromosome 4, Kyuss_2.0, whole genome shotgun sequence.
tgcgccggcgaggataatctgcttgggaggccatgtccttgagctgtgttgcaaggccagctacgccaactcggccttccttttcagttatacgaaccgaataacatcggttcctaagattcctgaagcgctggatgtactctgtcaccgtttctgcgcgcttctgacgtagttgtgctagatcggcaatgctggactcggaagcttctgaatggtattgcgtatggaactgctcttccaattgcttccaagaccggatggagtttgctggtaacgaggtataccatccaaaagccgatcctgtgagggactgtgaaaagagcctcacgcgtagctgatccgacactgaagccggtcctagttgcgccaaatatcggccgatgtgctcgatggagctggagccatctgatccactgaatttagagaagtcagggagccgatatttaggtggcagcgggatcatctcgtactcgtcggggtacggcttggaataaccgattgccctccttttcggcataatgccgaactggtctctcaatatggtactgatctgatccgccgtgctggctgcaggagatgcgctctgaagattcgccggggtggcgtacttagccagccatgtttgcttttccagctctgagccaactgcaggagctgggctcgggagtttcgtcggggtggcgtacttagttagccacgtctgcttctcaagctctgttgctgacgttcctcctatttgcgccggagtccctgacgtcgtggcctggtttgagagtggccagttgccacaatctggcacatacgtgcacgcgtatccttgagggatctccttgggcgcctcagccaagaactggtagtcactagggtcaccaccgatcttgtagacgacgaatgccggtgtagccggcacttcagctggtgctgccaacgcatatggcagcggtggacgggactggagtggcaactctccttgatgcgtcccgagagctggtcctgacggcgaaatgccggtggctcatgatctcctggatcacgcgcagagcgagacgctccaacacgttgaccaagttttcagagtggcggtgtagcgagtgagccaccaagtagttgatctcctgccgtagggccctggtgcgttcctccgacgggacagagagatctatcccatcgagtgcaccttgtggtgagaaccccttccatctgatgccatgggtacgggttctctgaaaagagccgatgaggtcggcttcgagggtggccttgatctcgtcatgtttcttcttgagctcagcaggcagttCCTCGTAGgtaactggcgtgccgtccgtcgccatctcagaggtagatggcgatgtggttgatgtagacgattgtcccaccgggcgtgccagaatgtgttgatcgccaaaacccaccggcgggcagcggcctgtcaacacaggtagagccgggaagagcctagagctgcggctggctgagacccctccgagcgacggcccgcaatgctcttctggtcacacgcggcgatgcgaagtgcaagggcgtgccacctgacctatacctggtcaggaaggtgatggggatgcctcgcttagttcctgcatggcatacacgtaaacattaaataagagcctcgatcggctctcaggttatcctgtgaatcggctcaaagagccgatccacccatgattcgtacggggtgcacgaatacctggtgatcctgcttgatcaagataaagctaatgagatctacgacgatttagggttttcaccgcataatcggatcatcctactccaggttgggcctcgcggccacgcacggtgctcgtaagccgatcctaaacaaggccacacaaccaacaatgaagttgatcatcggaacatcctgtttaggacttgcgaacgccaccctacgtgccgctggatcctccccccctttgtaaggcctaactattgcagatattaaactaatccttgcataacaaggagcaatcgtaacggatcagatctactagatgatgaacaagcagggtgccgcccccacacctgagataggtgtgagggcggctagacatgcaagggttgcactacgtaagcatgttatacggagaactatgctaaccctaacacatctatgataactacgttgcccgccatcaaagacgcttgatgcaggcaacgcatgaacaacgtggggcttgtgctgcctagatcgcaagatgcgatctaggcagcatgtcgcttacctgattgaaaccctcgagacgaaggagttggcgatacgccgagattggtttgttttgggggtgaacgttgtgttgttgtttattccataaaccctagatacatatttatagtccaggggactttctaattcggacgtgcacctaaccgtacacgagtaaaactctaacttttaatctaagatgcgatctactatattacagatacatgggcaattcagcccgacttcgtgtataaggccaattcttgttcttccttccatgtatatcttcaagtctatctcaatcgtggcccacctcttgactcggtcaaattctggtgataacacactcctccatggtatgtgattgttggacggcacccgaaggattcggttagccatggcttgtgtaagcaaaggtggggaggagtgtaatcataataaaactaaaataaaaaggcactccttcatggtatgagattgttggcaggcacccgaggattcggttagccatggtttgtgaaagaaaggttggaaggagtgccacacaaaaataaaataaaatgggagccgctctttgaaggtttgtatgcagcaaggggttagagtgcccactaccattcgttgacaacaacaaacacctctcaaaactttacttttatgctctctttatgttttcaaaaccaaagctctagcacaaatatagcaatcaatgcttccctctgcgaagggcatttcttttactttatgttgagtcagtttacctactttcttccatcttagaagcaaacacttgtgtcaactgtgcattgattcttacatacttgcttttttgcattcatcatattactttatgttgataattatccatgagatatacatgttacaagttgaaagaaaccgctgaaacttatatcttcctttgtgttgcttcgatacctttactttgaatctattgctttatgagttaactcttatgcaaggcttttgatgcttgtcttgaaagtactcttcatgaaaagttttgctatatgttatctatttgttagcaactataaatcATTGCCTTGATTCACTTCAttaatttcatatgctttgtaatagtatgatcaaggttatgtaggtagcatgtcactacagaaattattctttttatcgtttacctactcgaggacgagtaggaactaagcttggggatgctgatacgtctccaacgtatccataatttctgatgttccatgcttgttttatgacaatacttacatgttttgctcgcactttataatgtttttatgcgttttccggaactaacctattaacaagatgccacagtgccagttcctgttttctgctgtttttggttccagaaaggctgttcgggcaatattctcggaattagacgaaatcaacgccaaagatcttatttttcccgggaggctccagaacacggaaggagagtcggaggcgggccagggggcccccacaccatagggccacgcgggccagcccctggccgcgccggcctatggggagggcaccctgttgcccctcctgcgccgcctcttcgcctatataagtcctttcgacctaaaaacgcgataccttttGACAAAACTCCATAAagtctccaggggcgccgccgccatcgcgaaactccaattcgggggacagaagtctctgttccggcaccctgccgggacggggaagtgcccccggaagccatctccatcgacgccatcgcctccatcatgctccgtgagtagttcccccatggactacgggttctagcagtagctagttggtattctctcctccatgtacttcaatacaatgatctcatgagctgccttacatgattgagatccatctgatgtaatcggtgttgtgtttgttgggatccgatggatgatacattatgattagtctatctataaagtttgtgaagttattgttgctgcaatcttgttattcttaatgcttgtcactagggcccgagtggcatgatcttagatttgagctttataattatttcttagattgtatctacaagttgtatgcacatgtcgctgtccggaaccaatggccccgaagtgacaagaatcgggacaaccggaggggatggcggtgatgtgaggatcacatgttttcaccaagtgttaatgctttgctccggtactctattaaaaggagtaccttaatatctagtagattcccttgaggcccggctgccaccggctggtaggacaaaagacgttgtacaagtttctcattgcgagcacgtatgactatatatggaaaacatgcctacatgattaatgaattgatgttctttcttaatactttatcaatcctgtcaattgcccaactgtaatttgttcacccaacacttgtcatttattggagagttaccactagtgtagatcgctgggaaccccggtccatctctcatcattatatactcgttcttcatgtcattggaagtagtattaactatttttcggtgccatcgcctctgtgttactgttatcgctgctgtgttactgttactattgctctcatattactgctgctttcacatcacccctgttactagtgcttttctaggtgcagctgaattgacaactcagttgttaaggcttataagtattctttacctccccttgtgtcgaatcaataaattgggttttacttccctcgaagactgccgcgatcccctatacttgtgggttatcaacgtctcaaacgtatctataatttcttatgttccatgctacttttatgatgatactcacatgttttatacacactttatgacattattatgcattttctggcactaacctatgctgtttttggtttcagaaatcctacaaaggaaatattctcggaattggacgaaatcaacgcccagggtcttatttttccacggagcttccagaagactgaagagcatacgaagtggggccacgagggcccgtaaccatagggcagcgcggccagggaggggcccgcgccggcctatggtgtggggcccctgcgccgcctccaactctgcccttccgcctatttattccctccgtcgcgaaaaccttattaccgagagccacgatacggaaaaccttccagagacaccgccgccgccaatcccatctcgagggattcaggagatcacctccggcaccctgccggagaggggaatcatctcccggaggtctctacatcaccatgatcacctccggactgatgtgtgagtagttcacccctggactatgggtccatagcagtaactagatggttgtcttcacctcatgtgctatcatgttagatcttgtgagttcctatcatgatcaagatcatctatttgtaatgctacatgttgtgtttgttgggatccgatgaatatggaatgctatgtcaagttgattatcaatctatcatatatgtgttgtttatgatcttgcatgctctccgttgctagtagaggctctggccaagttgatacttgtgactccaagagggagtatttatgctcgatagtgggtttatgcctccattgaatgcaggacggtgtgagaaagttctaaggttgtggatgtgctgttgccactagggataaaacatcgatgctttgtctacggatatttgtgttgattacattacgcaccatacttaatgcaattgtctgttgtttgcaacttaatactggaaggggtgcggatgctaacctgaaggtggactttttaggcataaatgcatgctggatagcggtcatatactttgtcgtaatgcccaattaaatctcatagtagtcatcatgatatgtatgtgcattgttatgccctctttatttgtcaattgcccaactgtaatttgttcacccaacatgctatttcttattggagagacaccactagtgaactatggaccccggtccattattttacatctgaatacaatctactgcaatcattgttctctactgttcttcgcaaacaaacatcattttccaaaccatacaattaatcctttgtttacagcaagccggtgagattgacaacctcactgttaagttggggcaaagtattttgattgtgttgtgcatgtgtcacgttggcgccggaattcctagtgttgcgccgcactacactccgtcaccaataaccttcacgtgttccttgactcctactggttcgataaccttggtttcttactgaggaaaaacttgctgctgtacgcatcacacctttctcttggggtcccaacggacgtgtgcttcacgcgttatcacttACCTCCTAAATATCTTCTCCTTTTCACACAAAGCATGACTACAGGTCTCTTCGAGTATCTGGATGCGCATGTTGGTTGAATTCTAATCCACGTTTTGGATGGAGTATGAGCACGAAAAAGGTACCTACTTGAGATTTATTATTGCCTTTATTATTTTTCGAGTACTTTTCTTGACTATATGATGCATTTGAGCCTTGAGCTCTACTGCACTAAGAACTAATTATAAACTTCCCAATTTAGGGACATTTCATTAATTCACACTAAGTGTAGACTTTGGTATTGTTTTATATGAGCTTTCAACTACTTCTAATGTGTTTCACTTATTTTTTTATGGTAATGGTCTTCCCATTATGGTATGAGATAAAACTCTAAACCAAGGACATTTTTTTAGTTCTATTACTGAACTCTTGAGTTTGTGTTCTATAAATAGTACAATCATACTAAGAATTTTTTCAAATCTTTCCAAGTTGTACCTTCCATAAATCTAAAATTTGACATCATACTTATCCTTATCCTCTGTTTTTGACTGAGTATTAGTTATTTTACCTTGATGCATTTTCTTCTATGGCGTGATATTGGCAGAAAATATGTACCACCTTAGGAGCATGGAACATCTCAACATCACTCGAAATCTGATCGGTACAATATGTAAGTTTCCCGCCTTTCCATCCATCAGTTCGCGCTAAAATTTCCCAGTCCAACTTGAGAGATTCTCGGATCTGACGCGCGCGCAGGGCAGTTTGGAGATCGCAGCCGTCCAATCCCCACCGATCCAGCCGCACATTTCCTTTTCATGCGGATCGGCTGGCCCACCACCATCTCCCACaacgccttttaaatccccacatCGTCGCCAAGTCCATCACCAGCTCACTTCGCAATCCGCCAATCCCCATTCCCCAATCTGCGAACACTTCTCCGAAGCCCAGCAGATTTGCCATGGACGCCTCAGGCACTGCAGCCGTCGGCAAGGCGAAGAAGGGAGCGGCCGGGCGCAAGGCCGGCGGTCCCAGGAAGAAGTCGGTCAGCAGGTCCGTCAAGGCCGGCCTCCAGTTCCCCGTCGGCCGCGTGGGTCGCTACCTCAAGAAGGGCCGGTACGCCCAGCGCGTCGGCACCGGCGCCCCTGTCTACCTCGCCGCCGTCCTCGAGTACCTGGCCGCCGAGCTGCTGGAGCTCGCGGGCAACGCCGCCaaggacaacaagaagtcccgcaTCATCCCGCGCCACCTGCTGCTCGCCATCAGGAACGACGAGGAGCTTGGCAAGCTGCTCGCCGGCGTCACCATTGCGCATGGCGGCGTGCTGCCCAAGATCCACTCTGTGCTGCTCCCCAAGAAGACGGCCGAGAAGGCGGCCAAGGAGCCCAAGTCGCCGAAGAAGGCTGCCAAGTCCCCCAAGAAGGCGTAGAATATTTGCGTTGCGTAGGTTCGAGTATCCTGGATTGATGGGTTGTTTGTCTGGTGTAGTTGTACCTTCTGATCTGTAATTTTATCTGTTCTTGGTAACGCAGTGCTATGATAATTTCCCCCAGTAGCTTGTGCCGCTAATTGCAAAGTCAGAATTACTGTTGGAGTAATTATTTCGTGTTCTGTAACTTGGCTTTGTATAATTTGTCCAGTGGGCAGTAGCAATGCGTTTGAAAATTTGCCTCCAGACAACAAACTACATCAGCGCCAAAATTATTACGCGCTCAGGTAGTTGGTATGGGTAAGTGCCTGAAAATATTCGGCAAGCAATTGTTTTGGTGCAGAAATTTGCCGCTCTCGTTTCAGTTCAGAGAGTTGGGCGGGCAAATTTCGCGTTGGTCTGAAGAATTGCATCTTTCGGGCTTATGGGGTGGATTTGCACTTCATGGCGTTTGAATTTCATCCAGGATCTTGGGCGGTTAATTACAATGGTTGTGAAACATTTTCGGTTGCGCACTTTCGAAAATTTCTGGCGCTGAGATTTCCCGCTCCAATTTCGTCTTGAAATTTTTCTGGGAACAGAGATTGAAGAAGAGTAAAATACATGGGGCATCATTGAACTTGTCCGTATAAATCATTTTGGTCACCGTACTTAGAAAAGTTGAATTTACGGTCATGGAAGTCGTGTTGCCGGCTCACGTACCATCACTGGAGACAATACACATACGTATTTGCAAACGTGGCACCATGTTGACCAGTCAACATTGCAAAAAGCCCCTTAAATTATTTAATCATGGTTCTCGCTGGGAAGGAAGAGGGCGCTGACGTTTGTTTGCACGCGAGCTGGCTGGGCTGATGCGAGGCATGTACGTGCATTGTGCATGGGTGTGCTACACTGTCGCTAGATTGCAGGAATCTTTATCATGGTATTTAGCTCCAGCGTACAATCTGCACGAGTATCCTACTTGTTAGGTGAGCTAGAGCCGCGCCGTTCCGCTCTGCTGCTCGCCGCCATGCAGCTGGCCCCATTGGGCATCCTCACACTtcgccggcgacggcgagccgCGGACGGCAGTGCATGGTTGTCACCTCCAGCAACCTCTTGTTGAACCGGTTGTTCGCACCAAGCGTCGTTGTGAGTGCCCATCGCTAGATGAGATGCAAGATGCATCAACTACCACGGCCGCGTGAGTCGTGTGCAAGGCAACTTCATGAGCAAGATTGTGAGTGCCCGCAGGCCGCTTCTCAACATGCGACGCATGTACCATCTGCTCGTCAATACTCAAGCCACCGTTGCCAAGCACGGTCGTTCGTCGCTGGATCCGTGCCGCGCCGTGGGCGACCCATGATCCCAACTCCCAAGCAATGGCAGTGCCCGATGCCGGTCATGCCACCTGCCACCAGTGCACCACAATGTGCCTTGCTCAGCCGTCCGGTGTGCGCTACGCGAACACGGACCACAGTGAAGAATACCCGCAGCAGGATCAGGGCCATGGTCTCCACACGGCGAGCACACGACCACCGCAAGCTATCTGCCACTGGCGCGCGCATCCACAACGTTGGTCCTCCCCTCCTCCGTGCTTGCTAATTCAGAGAAAGACGTCCACGACGACGACACGCGTGAGGTAACGCTCTCATGTGGGGGACGCGGAGCAGCACGACGCGAGGTCCTGCGCAAGACGCACGATGAAGAAGGCCTCGTCCATGTCGATAGTTTTATGGAGAAGATCTCAGCGACATCAAGTGTGTCTTTTGTCGTGCACGTCGTGAATCCTACCAAGCCCTCCAAGCCAGCGCACGGGGCACCGCCGATGAGCCACTGCCCCTTCCTCGTGCAGGCCAACCGACAGTGCCACAGAGAAGCGGGCGCGCTCCTATCGGTGTCGCAAAGGCGTGGGTCTGACGGCCGCTCAGCGGCGAGGCGTGAGGTCGTCGAGAGCGTCCTCGAAGAGTCCGTCCCCCGCGTCAGGAGGGTCGTCTTGAGGCGCAACTCCTGCGTTCCTCCACTTCGTTGTTCGACTCCTCCTTCGCTATCTCCTCCCGCGCATTTTTGATGGTCACACGGAGCAGGAGAAGGAGCTGAAGCGGAGCCCACCGGCGACAAGCGTCTGAGCAGAATCGAGTCGAGGAGGAATGCCTCCAGCCGTGAGAAGCGCGCTGAGGCGGCGAAGGGCGAATCAGAAAATCAAACGGCAAAAATGATGGGGCGGAGGGGTCGCTGATTGCCGAGCTGATAAGGTGGCAGCCGCAACTGCGGTCGTGGCGACGGCGACACGGCTGAGGCGCACAACAACACGCATTGATGTGACCGGGCGGACCCTTGCCAATTTAGTTTTCGGTGGAAACTTtaaacgaatatgaggtgccttTCTGTAAACCtgcagcttttttttttttgcaggttGTAAAACTGCAGCTAGACAGAACGATTAATTATGACACTGTCATTTGGTCTAGCGTTACCACGTCACTCAATACGTAGCTGGCCCGTCTGCGGTGATGGTACATGAGCTAGCAAGGCGACTTCAATGACCGTAAATTCAACTTTCCAAAGTACAGTGACCAAACTGATTTATACAGACAAGTTCAATGATGCCCCACGTATTTTACTCATTGAAGAACCATGGGATTAAACGTTTCGCTCGGGACTGAAACATTTTTTGCTTACACATGAGCGCACGGCACTGTAGAATTGAATTGTTGTACATATTGCGCGCTCTCGGTATTGTCTAGGCGCCCAAAAAAGGTTGAATGGAATTTCGTTTTGGCGGTGATATTTGGCGCTCTCAGTTGAATTTTGCTCAGGGAGACAGGGAGTGTGGCGGCGGGAACTGCAAACGGTTCCTCCCGACTCCCGCGTACTTTCTTGGGAAGTGCAGTAGTGCAGTTAAAATATACTACTCCCTCCCGGTAAAATATGTGTTTTAATTTTATCTAAATATAGATGTATCTCTTACTAAAATTGTGTCTACATACATTTGATACACCTATTtttagacggagggagtatctccATTCCAAGGGTTAAGCCTTATATTTTTGAAAATTAAAAATATTAATTTGACCTTTTTTAAagaattctatcaacaaatatgatattttgtagatataCCATATGAAAACATATTTCATTATGTATTTAATATTAATtttatattttgcatgttaatagtTTTTGATAAAAACTTCACCAAACTTGACATAACTTAACTTTCTGAAAAAATATAAAAggcttaagccttgggatggaggtagtacggtGTATATATTATTAAAATTAAACGATGTGAAGTTTGACCAAATATGTAGAGAATCATGATGAATCTAATATGTAcagaaaaatatcaacatctagaGTACTAAATAAATACCATTATATTCATCATGATAAATATGTATGTTATACATTTGATATTATAGATATAGATACCTTTTTCAATAAATATGGTTAAACTTTACATCGCTTGACTTTTGAATTTTTATATGCACTACATTGTGGCAAGGAGGGAGTACTTGATTGGTTGGGATGTCCTTTGAGTTATGTTCTCGTATGTAACCTGTGGCATCTTTTAATCCAAACTGAGCAGATGTGTAAAAACAACAACTATTTGGAGTTTCGTTGTGTCTAGTAATGGCCTTGCTGAAAGaaatattttgaaaacatggtctCCCTCCAGGGTGAAACCCAGGATCTTCAAACGGACAACACTTGTGCATCATTTTCTTCCTAGAGGCGTTGCATTTGGAGATTCTTGTTTGCAATTTGGGTGTTGTCTTCGGTGGTTGTTACAGTGCTGATATTGCAGGTGGTTTATCACTATGGCTCTttgtttccttttccttttttaaattttatttctTGGATGTGTGCACCCTTGATATCTTTAAGCAGGTTGTTGCTGCAAATGCTAGATGTAATTGGTATATTCGTTATATTAATATATATCGTTTTTAAAAAAAGTAGCCGCGACTTAGAGTTCAACAGAACAACAAGAAAAAAGAAAATATAATCACAACACCATAATATTTGGAAGATTCGGAGAACCTACTTCCACGATTTAGTTAATTCGACACCATATATGACAAACTAGGGCACACAAGACACGTGCCATCTGGTACATGGAGAATCTCTTTTGTTACTGCAGAGTGGACGGGACTTAGAACCTTATCGATTACAAGATTTCAGATTTTCTTAGCCAATATTAGTTTGAAAGCTAAAATTTAATAAAAGAATACTTTCTCCTATCCATAAAAATTGTCAGGATTTTATTAAGAGAGTAATATAAGATTAAACTAAACTATCCACGGCGCACCACTTTTTGCTACCCGTGCGTCACGGCTAGCCTGCCACTGGTAATAGTTACCCCGACGCACCATGTAGTGCATCACATGTGATTTTTAATGGTGTGGCACAagtattttttcctttttttttgaaaCCTCCCCCGCGGACGAACGTTTTTGCCATTGGGCCGTCATAACTGTCGGGAGGTACGGAGCGGGAGCTAGCGGCGTCGACGTCCATGGCATGTTGGGTATGGTCAGAGGACGAGCAGCTGGGGTAGAGCAGGGCACCGACATCCTTGTCAAGGGCGGAGGAGGCAGGGGCCTCTCCCCTTTGGTGGAGAAAGGGAAACAAGGAGAAGTGTAAGTGAGATACGTGTGAAGGAGGCTGTCATGTCATGTTGATATAGTCAGGCCGGGGCAAAGTTACGAGCGGCACAACACAACTACTACAGGTGCGCCACGGGggatttttttcgattttttcaACGAAATCTAAAAGCTTAGAaaattgtatttttctttttgatTTTGAGGATTCTAAAAAATCGAATGTACATTTTCTGCAGATACTTTTCTTTTTTCATTCGAGGTCGTATGCAAAAtctatccattttacattacataacATAACTACATCTCAAAGTATTTTAAAATTTGAGTTTTGTATCACCTTTTTTTCAAAACTAAAAAGAACATCTAAGGGGTGAGACCAAACCGTGGCGCGTCAACACACCGTGCGCCATGGGTAGGTGAACCAAATTTTAAATTTCCCCCATTAGCCATGACACACCATGCACATGTGCGCCACAAGTACCAAATATACCCGTGGAGCACTGCGCCATGGCTAAGAGGACCCAAACCGGCCAGTCCAGCCCAAGAATACACATGGCTGACCACTAGTAAGTTAGTATTCATGACACACCAATTTTGGACGCGTCACGGGTATATACCCGTACGGATATATACCCGTGGTGCACCATAATTCTAGTGTAAGCCGATTACCTATAACTGTTTTCCTAGTACTGAAAGACTCCGACACCACTTATTATTGGATCGGAGTGAGTTAAGCAATTGGTTCGGTTGAACTGGATAGAGCCTATATTTCACAAATGTTATGAAAACATCTAAATTTTGATTCAATTTTTGTAGGAAgttagagaaactacaaaagagccGGGCAAATTGAGAATTTGTGAGTTTATTCAACACAATTGCTAGACTTTTCCAACTTGCCCGGACAAGTTTAAATTGCTAGACTTTTCCAACTTTCTAAAACAGGAATGTTGAACATTCTTTTTTAGAGCAATCAAGGGGAGCACTGCCTTTTCATCTGGAAGTTCAAAAAACGAAGATATTCATATTGTGGGCATCTTTCGATATAGGTGAGACATGCAAATAACCGGAAATAAATAACCTAATCTTGCTAGGGTGAGGGGTATCATAGAGTTCCTCTA
It includes:
- the LOC127295954 gene encoding histone H2A, yielding MDASGTAAVGKAKKGAAGRKAGGPRKKSVSRSVKAGLQFPVGRVGRYLKKGRYAQRVGTGAPVYLAAVLEYLAAELLELAGNAAKDNKKSRIIPRHLLLAIRNDEELGKLLAGVTIAHGGVLPKIHSVLLPKKTAEKAAKEPKSPKKAAKSPKKA